Proteins from a genomic interval of Skermanella sp. TT6:
- a CDS encoding non-ribosomal peptide synthetase: MPDIDSSEADLDLLDFLLDEDGDPPPRRAGMEARPADGGPRRAPLSFQQRRMWYLHRLDGNAAYTICLAFRLDGRFEPEAFEAAVGDVVARHAVLRTRYEERDGEGEQVVEPAGPVPVDLRDWRDRAEDPGALAAAIREESARPFDLGRGPPLRASAIRIADSRTAIVLAIHHIAADAWSLGILSGDLLSAYRARLAGAAPAWAPLPVSYADFAAWQRDTYGPESIAGDLDYWRGRLAGLPVLDLPTDRPRPRLQGFNGALVPFTIPAGTADRLRRLASAARTTQFTALMTVFQVLLGRHCRQDDVPVGTSLANRERLEIQGLVGFFVNMVVVRGDLSGDPGFRTLLERQRGLVLEAFDHATLPFEMLVEALDLPRDTSRNPLFQVAFTLLDAAPPPTAGGEFAVEPLLTQEAARFDLELFIREEAGGGLSGVFSYNTDLFEAESVARLARQFAALAEGAAAAPDMPVSRLPLIGPDERAALLTGPKRPAAPFAEGVHDRFVRHARERAAATALRLNGERQTYGSLERRSAAIAGRLKSLGIGAGDRVALWFEPSLEMPAAILGVLRTGAAYVPLDPHYPADRVAHALEDSGVAAVLTTEALAPRVPAGTAVPVLCVEECGDADAERFVPVAVGPDDLAYVIYTSGSTGRPKGVLVTHGNLTRLFDATDAWFRFGARDVWTLFHSYAFDFSVWEIWGALAYGGALVIVPREVARAADAFYDLLCREKVTVLNQTPSAFRQLIQAEEADPRESELALRFVVFGGEALDLASLEPWLDRHGDDAPRLVNMYGITETTVHVTYRPIRWRDVKRRLGSVIGEPIPDLFIRLLDGNGEPVPPGMVGEIWVGGAGVARGYLNRPELTAERFVLDPAGGGLLYRSGDLARVTPAGDLEYRGRADAQVKLRGFRIELGEIHAVLSDHPAVGDVAVVPRGEGDAKRLVAYVVPRPGADGEAGSEAGDDEGWRATFDMIYGGDGEVLDFDISGWNDSYTNAPIPAAEMRAWLDETLDRLRALAPRRVLEIGCGTGMILFGLAPSVEQYHGLDFSAPVVERLRRAAADRGLDHVAVERREAADLDGLPGGFDLVVINSVAQYFPSRAYFMAVVEGALARLAPGGRLFLGDLRNRVLLRAFHADIAAATGAGRTRLELARRLARAVEREKEILVDPAFFAALARRPDVAGVIAMPKAAAGDNELTRFRYDAVVTVKGGAGTVATAEYSLWADGDTESLLAGRLAREGSGFGISGVPNRRLARPLEALAWIEADGPPDAVLDGPPVDPADGLDGAVIARLAREHGWEALPGWTAGTEDGRLDVWFRRPGEPMPAGCAPAPAAAEAPAAYLNEPAPPDRRGTLGRALRRHAASRLPEHMVPGAFVFLDRLPLGPTGKLDARALPEPGEDGPAVGADGDPPRTPLEAAVAETWAEVLGAARIGIHDNFFEAGGHSLLATRVIARIRARFGIDLPLRLLFERPTVAEFAAELAGRLGPDAAQGAAEGTIPPADRTGVLPLSYAQQRLWFLDRLMPGTGVYNVALGLKLDGDLDEAALRQALTGLIARHETLRTRFPVVDGRPFQEIMPPFEAPLVVLEGVVLEGAVLDGSDFAPPAGPDPESLGRALRPLALEPIDLDRGPPLRLTLVRLAPGSAVLVAVLHHAVTDGWSMGVLAREVTELYRAAAEGREAGLPPLPVQYADFAAWQQRMLAGDALERLVGHWRGRLAGAPEVLELPADALRTSGADRPARCHRFRIGAAETEALRGLASRSGATLFMVLYAGFALLLSRWSGQSDVVVGTPIANRTRDDLAGLIGCFVNTLALRLDLSGNPSGLDLVERARRVTLDAYAHQDAPFELVVDALGLKRSISRTPLFQAMMVLQNAPGGRLDLPGLTVTPLADDAGVARFDVLLTLVEEGGGIDAVLECDANRFHAGTVERLARHLTHLLAELAARPEAAALRLPLADAGADAEAIRAWQRAGRAPADLVAPGTIPHVLDADGTPVPVGLPGTLWLERPREAPIPTGITVRWTGEGVLERRDEGSGAPEPEPAAGVRDGSDPPSATETALLDIWSAVLERPVTSVHAGFFELGGHSFLAVQLMARVEAAFGCRLPLASLFSGGTVARQAALIDARSGGADEVLVMLRSEAAASGACLGTILLPHEVSGHVLSYAALAAHLPEGWRVAALQARGLDNTRPPIGGLPEMARTYADAVLAAGLPGPFVPVGYSFGAALAGELAAELAARGRAVARVCVIDALANPQDFADGIVPGDEAGRLLHMVRAVEHSMGLDLGLDAAVLKQFGQETRIGLVHRRLAATGAFGGAVTRDQVAGMLAVYGANLDALRDFRPRPIGRPVDVWVTDALAARSGLAADLGWSEVAAGPVAVHRIGGDHHSVMREPIVGELADAIGRVLDPVPA; encoded by the coding sequence ATGCCAGATATCGACAGCAGCGAAGCCGACCTGGACCTTCTCGATTTTCTCCTGGACGAAGACGGCGATCCGCCTCCGCGCCGGGCCGGGATGGAGGCCCGCCCGGCGGACGGAGGGCCGCGCCGGGCTCCGCTGTCGTTCCAGCAGCGCCGCATGTGGTACCTGCACCGGCTGGACGGCAACGCCGCCTACACGATCTGCCTGGCCTTCCGGCTGGACGGGCGGTTCGAGCCGGAGGCCTTCGAGGCGGCGGTCGGCGACGTGGTCGCCCGCCACGCGGTCCTGCGCACCCGCTACGAGGAGCGCGACGGCGAGGGCGAGCAGGTGGTCGAGCCGGCGGGGCCGGTCCCGGTGGACCTGCGCGACTGGCGGGACCGGGCGGAGGACCCCGGGGCCCTGGCGGCGGCGATCCGCGAGGAGAGCGCGCGCCCGTTCGACCTGGGCCGCGGTCCGCCGCTGCGGGCGTCGGCGATCCGGATCGCGGACTCGCGGACCGCGATCGTCCTGGCGATCCACCACATCGCCGCGGACGCCTGGTCGCTGGGCATCCTGTCGGGCGACCTGCTGTCGGCCTATCGGGCGCGGCTGGCCGGCGCCGCCCCGGCCTGGGCGCCGCTGCCGGTCTCCTACGCCGACTTCGCGGCATGGCAGCGGGACACCTACGGGCCGGAAAGCATCGCCGGCGACCTCGACTACTGGCGTGGGCGGCTGGCCGGGCTGCCGGTCCTGGACCTGCCGACCGACAGGCCGCGCCCGCGCCTCCAGGGCTTCAACGGCGCGCTGGTCCCCTTCACCATCCCGGCCGGGACGGCGGACCGGCTGCGCCGGCTGGCGTCGGCCGCCCGGACCACCCAGTTCACCGCCCTGATGACCGTCTTCCAGGTGCTGCTGGGGCGGCACTGCCGGCAGGACGACGTGCCGGTCGGCACCTCGCTGGCGAACCGGGAGCGGCTGGAGATCCAGGGGCTGGTCGGGTTCTTCGTCAACATGGTGGTGGTGCGCGGCGACCTTTCCGGGGATCCCGGGTTCCGGACGCTGCTGGAGCGGCAGCGTGGGCTGGTGCTGGAGGCGTTCGACCACGCGACCCTGCCGTTCGAGATGCTGGTGGAAGCGCTGGACCTGCCGCGCGACACCAGCAGGAACCCGCTGTTCCAGGTCGCCTTCACGCTGCTGGACGCGGCCCCGCCGCCGACCGCCGGCGGGGAGTTCGCGGTCGAGCCGCTGCTGACCCAGGAAGCCGCCCGCTTCGACCTGGAACTGTTCATCCGGGAGGAGGCGGGCGGCGGCCTGTCCGGGGTGTTCTCCTACAATACGGACCTGTTCGAGGCGGAGTCGGTCGCCCGGCTGGCGCGCCAGTTCGCGGCCCTGGCGGAGGGTGCCGCGGCGGCGCCGGACATGCCGGTGTCGCGCCTGCCGCTGATAGGGCCGGACGAGCGGGCGGCGCTGCTGACCGGGCCGAAGCGGCCGGCGGCGCCCTTCGCCGAGGGAGTCCACGACCGGTTCGTCCGCCACGCGCGGGAGCGGGCCGCGGCCACGGCGCTGAGGCTGAACGGCGAGCGGCAAACCTACGGGAGCCTGGAGCGGCGGTCCGCGGCGATCGCCGGGCGGCTGAAGTCGCTGGGGATCGGCGCCGGCGACCGCGTCGCCCTGTGGTTCGAGCCGTCGCTGGAGATGCCGGCGGCGATCCTGGGCGTGCTGCGGACGGGGGCCGCCTACGTGCCGCTCGACCCTCACTATCCCGCCGACCGGGTCGCCCACGCGCTGGAGGACAGCGGCGTCGCGGCCGTCCTGACGACGGAAGCGCTGGCGCCCCGGGTGCCGGCGGGAACCGCGGTGCCGGTGCTGTGCGTCGAGGAGTGCGGCGACGCCGATGCCGAGAGGTTCGTCCCGGTCGCGGTCGGGCCGGACGACCTGGCCTACGTGATCTACACCTCCGGCTCCACCGGCAGGCCCAAGGGCGTGCTGGTCACCCACGGCAACCTGACCCGGCTGTTCGACGCGACCGACGCGTGGTTCCGCTTCGGCGCGCGGGACGTCTGGACCCTGTTCCATTCCTACGCCTTCGACTTCTCGGTCTGGGAGATCTGGGGCGCGCTGGCCTATGGCGGCGCGCTGGTGATCGTCCCGCGCGAGGTGGCGCGGGCGGCCGACGCCTTCTACGACCTGCTGTGCCGCGAGAAGGTGACGGTGCTGAACCAGACGCCGTCGGCCTTCCGCCAGCTGATCCAGGCGGAGGAGGCGGACCCGCGCGAATCCGAGCTGGCGCTGCGCTTCGTGGTGTTCGGCGGCGAGGCGCTGGACCTCGCCAGCCTGGAGCCCTGGCTGGACCGCCACGGCGACGACGCGCCGCGGCTGGTCAACATGTACGGCATCACCGAGACGACCGTCCACGTCACTTACCGGCCGATCCGCTGGCGCGACGTCAAGCGCCGGCTGGGCAGCGTGATCGGCGAGCCGATCCCGGACCTGTTCATCCGCCTGCTCGACGGCAACGGCGAGCCGGTGCCGCCCGGCATGGTCGGGGAGATCTGGGTCGGCGGGGCCGGCGTGGCGCGAGGCTACCTGAACCGGCCGGAGCTGACGGCGGAACGCTTCGTCCTGGATCCCGCCGGCGGCGGGCTCCTGTACCGCAGCGGCGACCTGGCGCGGGTCACCCCGGCGGGCGACCTGGAATATCGCGGGCGCGCCGACGCCCAGGTGAAGCTGCGCGGGTTCCGGATCGAGCTGGGCGAGATCCACGCCGTGCTGTCCGACCATCCTGCGGTCGGCGACGTGGCGGTGGTGCCGCGCGGGGAGGGCGACGCCAAGCGGCTGGTCGCCTATGTCGTCCCGCGTCCCGGCGCGGACGGCGAGGCCGGGAGCGAGGCCGGGGACGACGAGGGCTGGCGCGCCACCTTCGACATGATCTACGGCGGGGATGGGGAAGTGCTGGACTTCGACATCTCCGGCTGGAACGACAGCTACACCAACGCGCCGATCCCCGCCGCGGAGATGCGCGCCTGGCTGGACGAGACGCTGGACCGGCTGCGGGCCCTGGCGCCGCGCCGGGTGCTGGAGATCGGCTGCGGCACCGGGATGATCCTGTTCGGGCTGGCGCCGTCGGTCGAGCAGTACCACGGGCTGGACTTCTCCGCCCCGGTGGTCGAGCGGCTGCGCAGGGCCGCGGCGGACCGGGGGCTGGACCATGTCGCGGTGGAGCGGCGGGAAGCCGCCGACCTGGACGGGCTGCCCGGCGGCTTCGATCTGGTCGTGATCAATTCGGTCGCGCAATATTTCCCGAGCCGCGCCTATTTCATGGCGGTGGTGGAGGGCGCGCTGGCCCGGCTGGCGCCCGGCGGGCGGCTGTTCCTGGGCGACCTGCGCAACCGCGTGCTGCTCCGGGCGTTCCATGCCGACATCGCCGCCGCGACCGGGGCGGGGCGGACCCGGCTGGAGCTGGCGCGCCGGCTGGCGCGGGCGGTCGAGCGCGAGAAGGAGATCCTGGTCGATCCCGCCTTCTTCGCGGCGCTGGCGCGGCGGCCCGACGTGGCCGGCGTGATCGCCATGCCGAAGGCCGCGGCGGGAGACAACGAGCTGACCCGCTTCCGGTACGACGCCGTCGTCACGGTCAAGGGCGGCGCCGGGACCGTTGCGACGGCGGAATATTCGCTTTGGGCCGACGGCGACACGGAGAGCCTGCTGGCCGGGCGGCTGGCGCGGGAAGGCTCCGGCTTCGGTATCTCCGGCGTCCCGAACCGGCGGCTGGCCCGGCCGCTGGAGGCGCTGGCCTGGATCGAGGCGGACGGGCCGCCGGACGCGGTGCTGGACGGGCCGCCCGTCGATCCGGCGGACGGCCTGGACGGGGCGGTGATCGCGCGGCTCGCCCGGGAGCACGGCTGGGAGGCGCTTCCGGGCTGGACCGCCGGGACGGAGGACGGGCGCCTGGACGTCTGGTTCCGCCGGCCGGGCGAGCCGATGCCCGCGGGATGCGCGCCGGCGCCGGCCGCCGCCGAGGCGCCGGCCGCCTATCTCAACGAGCCCGCGCCGCCGGACCGGCGCGGCACGCTGGGCCGCGCGCTGCGCCGCCACGCGGCGTCCCGCCTGCCGGAACACATGGTGCCCGGCGCCTTCGTCTTCCTGGACCGGCTGCCGCTCGGGCCGACCGGCAAGCTGGACGCCCGCGCCCTGCCGGAACCCGGGGAGGACGGGCCGGCGGTCGGGGCGGACGGCGATCCGCCGCGCACTCCGCTGGAGGCCGCCGTCGCGGAGACCTGGGCGGAGGTGCTGGGCGCCGCCCGCATCGGCATCCACGACAATTTCTTCGAGGCCGGCGGCCACTCGCTGCTGGCGACCCGGGTGATCGCCCGCATCCGCGCCCGGTTCGGCATCGACCTGCCGCTGCGCCTGCTGTTCGAGCGGCCGACGGTCGCCGAGTTCGCCGCCGAGCTGGCGGGGCGGCTGGGACCGGACGCCGCGCAGGGGGCCGCCGAGGGGACCATCCCGCCGGCGGACCGAACCGGCGTGCTGCCGCTCTCCTACGCCCAGCAGCGGCTGTGGTTCCTGGACCGGCTGATGCCCGGCACCGGGGTCTACAACGTGGCGCTGGGGCTGAAGCTGGACGGCGACCTGGACGAGGCGGCGCTGCGCCAGGCGCTGACCGGCCTGATCGCCCGGCACGAGACGCTGAGGACCCGCTTCCCCGTGGTGGACGGCCGGCCCTTCCAGGAAATCATGCCGCCCTTCGAGGCGCCCCTGGTCGTGCTGGAGGGGGTCGTGCTGGAGGGGGCCGTGCTGGACGGATCGGACTTCGCGCCTCCCGCCGGCCCGGATCCGGAAAGCCTGGGGCGGGCGCTGCGGCCGCTGGCGCTGGAGCCGATCGACCTGGACCGCGGGCCGCCGCTGCGGCTGACGCTGGTCCGGCTCGCCCCCGGCTCCGCCGTTCTGGTGGCGGTGCTCCACCATGCCGTCACGGACGGCTGGTCGATGGGCGTGCTGGCGCGGGAGGTGACGGAGCTTTACCGCGCCGCCGCCGAGGGCCGCGAGGCCGGCCTGCCGCCGCTCCCGGTCCAGTATGCCGACTTCGCCGCGTGGCAGCAGCGGATGTTGGCCGGCGACGCCCTGGAGCGGCTGGTCGGCCACTGGCGCGGGCGACTGGCCGGCGCGCCGGAGGTGCTGGAGCTTCCCGCCGACGCGCTGCGGACATCCGGAGCGGACCGCCCCGCCCGGTGCCACCGCTTCCGGATCGGCGCGGCGGAGACCGAGGCCCTGCGCGGGCTGGCGAGCCGCAGCGGCGCCACGCTGTTCATGGTGCTCTATGCCGGGTTCGCGCTGCTGCTGTCGCGCTGGAGCGGGCAGTCCGACGTGGTCGTGGGCACGCCGATCGCGAACCGCACGCGCGACGACCTGGCGGGGCTGATCGGCTGCTTCGTCAATACCCTGGCCCTGCGGCTGGACCTGTCGGGCAACCCCTCCGGGCTGGACCTGGTGGAGCGGGCGCGCCGGGTGACGCTGGACGCCTATGCCCACCAGGACGCGCCGTTCGAGCTGGTGGTGGACGCCCTGGGGCTGAAGCGCTCGATCAGCCGCACGCCGCTGTTCCAGGCCATGATGGTGCTTCAGAACGCGCCGGGCGGGCGGCTCGACCTGCCGGGGCTGACCGTCACGCCGCTGGCCGACGATGCCGGCGTCGCCCGCTTCGACGTGCTGCTGACCCTGGTCGAGGAGGGCGGCGGCATCGATGCCGTCCTGGAATGCGACGCCAACCGGTTCCATGCCGGAACGGTCGAGCGGCTGGCCCGGCACCTGACGCATCTGCTGGCGGAGCTGGCGGCCCGTCCCGAAGCCGCCGCGCTGCGGCTTCCCCTGGCCGACGCCGGGGCGGATGCCGAGGCGATCCGGGCTTGGCAGCGGGCCGGGCGGGCGCCCGCCGATCTTGTCGCCCCCGGAACGATCCCCCACGTCCTGGACGCCGACGGGACGCCGGTGCCGGTCGGCCTGCCGGGAACGCTCTGGCTGGAGCGGCCGAGGGAGGCGCCGATCCCGACCGGCATCACGGTGCGCTGGACCGGGGAAGGCGTGCTGGAGCGCCGGGACGAGGGGAGCGGGGCGCCGGAGCCCGAACCGGCGGCCGGCGTCCGCGACGGGTCGGATCCGCCGAGCGCCACCGAGACGGCGCTGCTCGACATCTGGTCCGCCGTGCTGGAGCGGCCGGTGACCTCCGTCCATGCCGGATTCTTCGAGCTTGGCGGGCACTCGTTCCTGGCGGTCCAGCTCATGGCCCGGGTCGAGGCGGCGTTCGGCTGCCGGCTGCCGCTGGCCAGCCTGTTCTCCGGCGGGACGGTCGCCCGGCAGGCGGCGCTGATCGACGCGCGGTCCGGCGGCGCCGACGAGGTGCTGGTGATGCTGCGGTCCGAGGCGGCGGCGTCGGGGGCCTGTCTGGGCACGATTCTGCTGCCCCACGAGGTCTCGGGCCATGTGCTCAGCTACGCGGCGCTCGCCGCCCATCTGCCGGAGGGCTGGCGGGTGGCGGCGCTCCAGGCGCGCGGGCTCGACAATACCCGGCCGCCGATCGGCGGGCTGCCGGAAATGGCGCGGACCTATGCCGACGCCGTGCTGGCCGCCGGCCTGCCCGGTCCCTTCGTGCCGGTCGGCTACTCGTTCGGCGCGGCGCTGGCCGGCGAGCTGGCGGCCGAACTGGCGGCGCGCGGCCGGGCGGTCGCCCGCGTCTGCGTGATCGACGCGCTGGCCAACCCGCAGGACTTCGCGGACGGCATCGTGCCGGGGGACGAGGCCGGGCGGCTGCTCCACATGGTCCGGGCGGTCGAGCACTCCATGGGGCTCGATCTCGGCCTCGATGCCGCGGTGCTGAAGCAGTTCGGCCAGGAGACCCGGATCGGCCTGGTGCACCGGCGGCTGGCCGCGACCGGGGCATTCGGCGGGGCGGTCACGCGCGACCAGGTCGCCGGGATGCTGGCGGTCTACGGCGCCAACCTGGACGCCCTGCGGGACTTCCGGCCCAGGCCGATCGGCCGGCCCGTGGACGTCTGGGTGACCGACGCGCTGGCGGCCCGTTCCGGGCTGGCGGCGGACCTCGGCTGGTCGGAGGTCGCGGCCGGGCCGGTCGCGGTCCATCGGATCGGCGGCGATCATCACTCCGTGATGCGGGAGCCGATCGTCGGGGAGCTGGCGGACGCGATCGGGCGGGTGCTCGACCCCGTGCCGGCCTGA
- a CDS encoding 4'-phosphopantetheinyl transferase family protein yields the protein MASASGNPDIYYVVSDAPAVSDLSDAYRSLLAPEEMERYRRYLNDRARHEYLVTRALVRTVLSRYADVPPAAWRFRSNAHGRPEIAGPALPGRDLSGLRFNLSNTNGLVACAVAAGCEIGIDVENLERAGDVRELADRFLAPAEAADLRSLPPAGRSLRFFTYWTLKEAYVKARGLGLSIPLDGFALDLADPARIRIAFEPGLDDAAARWSFATFRPTGNHLMAVAVGQPPGRPPAPDLQARLIPVVPLADRPG from the coding sequence ATGGCGTCAGCCTCGGGAAACCCCGACATCTACTACGTGGTGTCCGATGCGCCGGCCGTGTCCGACCTTTCCGACGCCTACCGTTCCCTGCTGGCTCCGGAGGAGATGGAGCGTTACCGGCGCTACCTGAACGACCGGGCGCGGCACGAATACCTCGTGACCCGCGCGCTGGTCCGCACCGTGCTGTCCCGCTATGCCGACGTTCCCCCGGCCGCCTGGCGGTTCCGGTCGAACGCCCACGGCCGGCCGGAGATCGCCGGCCCCGCCCTGCCCGGCCGGGACCTCTCCGGCCTCCGGTTCAACCTGTCCAACACGAACGGGCTGGTCGCCTGCGCCGTCGCTGCCGGCTGCGAGATCGGCATCGACGTCGAGAACCTGGAGCGCGCCGGCGACGTGAGGGAACTCGCCGACCGCTTCCTCGCCCCGGCGGAAGCGGCCGACCTGCGATCCCTCCCGCCCGCCGGCCGGAGCCTCCGCTTCTTCACCTACTGGACCCTGAAGGAAGCCTACGTCAAGGCGCGGGGCCTCGGCCTGTCGATCCCGCTCGACGGCTTCGCCCTCGACCTGGCCGATCCCGCCCGCATCCGCATCGCCTTCGAACCCGGCCTGGACGACGCCGCCGCCCGCTGGTCCTTCGCGACCTTCCGGCCGACTGGAAACCACCTGATGGCGGTGGCGGTCGGGCAGCCGCCCGGACGCCCGCCGGCGCCGGACCTCCAGGCCCGCCTGATTCCCGTCGTGCCCCTGGCGGACCGGCCCGGCTGA
- a CDS encoding Rpn family recombination-promoting nuclease/putative transposase has product MQASDSLYHRLFSDPVMIEQLVRGFLPAGIADMLDFTRLERVNAKFHAARGDRREGDVIWRVPTLAGEMVHIYLMLEFQSTPERFMPVRVQVYSGLLWQQIIDGRALAPGGRLPPLLPIVLYAGEARWDCPADTTDLVALPEDSPLWPWQPQVRYHLIDEKRLRAEDLARHDSLVALLFRIEICDRPEDLPGLVAQAVAWFAEHPGHATLRLAFGDVVAHAVAGLVGAPQPATAPMDIEEVQGMLAERIKKWEQELLAKGVAEGKAEGIAEGEAKGIAKGRAALLKRQFTRRFGTLPADVERLIDTATPDQHDAYMDRLMDAQAPGDVFPGLLRPGE; this is encoded by the coding sequence ATGCAAGCCTCCGACTCCCTGTACCACCGCCTGTTCTCCGACCCGGTGATGATCGAGCAGCTCGTGCGCGGCTTCCTGCCCGCCGGGATCGCGGACATGCTGGACTTCACCCGGCTGGAACGGGTCAACGCCAAGTTCCACGCCGCCCGGGGCGACCGGCGCGAGGGCGACGTGATCTGGCGCGTGCCGACGCTGGCCGGCGAGATGGTCCACATCTACCTGATGCTGGAGTTCCAATCGACACCGGAGCGGTTCATGCCGGTGCGGGTGCAGGTCTATTCCGGCCTGCTCTGGCAGCAGATCATCGACGGGCGCGCCCTGGCCCCGGGCGGCCGGCTGCCGCCGCTGCTGCCGATCGTGCTCTACGCCGGCGAGGCCCGCTGGGACTGCCCCGCCGACACGACCGACCTCGTGGCCTTGCCGGAGGACTCGCCGCTCTGGCCTTGGCAGCCGCAGGTCCGCTATCATCTGATCGACGAGAAGCGGCTGCGCGCCGAGGACCTGGCCCGGCACGACAGCCTGGTGGCGCTGCTGTTCCGGATCGAGATCTGCGACCGGCCCGAGGACCTGCCCGGCCTGGTCGCCCAGGCGGTGGCCTGGTTCGCCGAGCATCCGGGACATGCTACGCTGCGGCTGGCGTTCGGCGACGTGGTGGCGCACGCGGTCGCGGGCCTGGTCGGCGCCCCGCAGCCTGCGACGGCGCCGATGGATATCGAGGAGGTTCAGGGCATGCTGGCGGAACGCATCAAGAAGTGGGAACAGGAACTCCTCGCCAAAGGCGTCGCCGAGGGCAAGGCCGAAGGCATCGCCGAGGGCGAGGCCAAAGGCATTGCCAAGGGCAGGGCCGCCCTGCTCAAGCGCCAATTCACCCGACGCTTCGGCACCCTGCCGGCGGATGTGGAACGGTTGATCGATACCGCGACGCCGGACCAGCACGACGCCTACATGGACCGCCTGATGGACGCCCAAGCGCCGGGCGACGTTTTCCCCGGCCTCCTCCGCCCCGGCGAGTGA
- a CDS encoding glycosyltransferase family 4 protein produces the protein MPRPLRIAQVGSIIFPIPPARFGGTERAVSYLTEALVAAGHEVTLFACGDAVTSARLVASRATALNGSQVTNPLPHFAAHFALVRRHLEEFDVVHFHEEGMHFPCFMDIADRTVTTFHMPLGGPDMRILYDAVPEMPLVSISDRQRLPLPQARWAGTVHHGIPADLYRFNPGPGGYLAFIGRFSPTKQPHEAIRIALAAGMPIKLAGTLYDQDRPYWDKRVKPYLDNPLVEVVGELNDAEKDGFLGKARALLFPIDWEEPFGLVMIESMATGTPVVAYRRGAVPEVVEDGITGYAVTSLEAAVDAVGRAADLDRAAVRRRFEERFTDTRMAADYVAIYRRLLAGGGI, from the coding sequence ATGCCGCGCCCGCTTCGAATCGCCCAGGTAGGTTCAATCATCTTCCCGATCCCGCCGGCCCGCTTCGGCGGAACGGAACGGGCGGTCTCGTACCTGACCGAGGCGCTGGTCGCCGCCGGGCATGAGGTCACCCTGTTCGCCTGCGGCGACGCGGTCACCTCGGCCCGGCTGGTCGCGTCGCGGGCGACGGCGCTGAACGGCAGCCAAGTGACCAATCCGCTGCCCCACTTCGCCGCCCATTTCGCGCTGGTCCGCCGGCACCTGGAGGAGTTCGACGTCGTCCATTTCCACGAGGAGGGAATGCATTTCCCCTGCTTCATGGACATCGCCGACCGGACCGTGACCACCTTCCACATGCCGCTGGGCGGGCCGGACATGCGGATCCTGTACGATGCCGTCCCGGAAATGCCGCTGGTGTCGATCTCCGACCGCCAGCGCCTGCCGCTGCCGCAGGCGCGCTGGGCCGGGACCGTGCATCACGGCATTCCCGCCGATCTTTATCGCTTCAATCCCGGACCCGGGGGCTACCTCGCCTTCATCGGCCGCTTCTCGCCGACCAAGCAGCCGCACGAGGCGATCCGGATCGCGCTGGCCGCCGGGATGCCGATCAAGCTGGCCGGGACCCTGTACGACCAGGACCGCCCCTACTGGGACAAGCGGGTGAAGCCGTACCTGGACAATCCGCTGGTCGAGGTGGTCGGCGAACTGAACGACGCGGAGAAGGACGGCTTCCTGGGCAAGGCGCGCGCGCTGCTGTTCCCGATCGACTGGGAGGAGCCGTTCGGGCTGGTCATGATCGAGTCCATGGCGACCGGCACCCCGGTGGTGGCCTACCGCCGCGGCGCCGTGCCGGAGGTGGTCGAGGACGGGATCACCGGCTACGCGGTCACCAGCCTGGAGGCGGCGGTCGACGCGGTCGGCCGCGCCGCCGACCTGGACCGCGCCGCCGTCCGCCGCCGCTTCGAGGAACGCTTCACCGATACCCGCATGGCCGCGGACTATGTGGCGATCTACCGGCGCCTGCTGGCCGGAGGGGGCATTTGA
- a CDS encoding helix-turn-helix transcriptional regulator: protein MARAERLLDLIQILRRHRRPVSGQALAGELGVSLRTLYRDIAALQAQGAVIEGEPGVGYVLRQGFLLPPLMFTEEEVEALVLGSRWVAARADARLGAAARNALARIAAVLPPDLAESLDTSALLVGPGEPVAGRGGDLVAIRDAIRSERKLELAYHDQTGTPSERTVWPFAVGFFDRAYVMVAWCELRGGFRHFRLDRIVSLTVTGSRYPRRRLVLLKEWRESEGIARQ from the coding sequence GTGGCCCGAGCCGAACGCCTGCTTGACCTGATCCAGATCCTTCGGCGGCATCGAAGGCCGGTCAGCGGCCAAGCCCTGGCCGGTGAATTGGGTGTCAGCCTCCGCACGCTCTATCGGGATATCGCGGCCCTCCAGGCCCAGGGCGCCGTGATCGAGGGGGAGCCGGGCGTGGGCTATGTCCTGCGGCAGGGTTTCCTGTTGCCTCCCCTGATGTTCACGGAAGAGGAGGTCGAGGCGCTCGTCCTCGGCTCCCGCTGGGTGGCCGCCCGGGCCGACGCCCGGCTGGGTGCGGCAGCGCGGAACGCGCTGGCCAGGATCGCCGCCGTGCTGCCGCCGGATCTGGCGGAGAGCCTGGACACATCGGCCCTTCTGGTAGGTCCTGGAGAACCGGTCGCCGGGCGCGGAGGCGACCTCGTCGCCATTCGCGATGCGATCCGCAGCGAACGCAAGCTGGAGCTGGCGTACCACGATCAAACCGGGACGCCGAGCGAACGGACGGTCTGGCCGTTCGCGGTCGGATTCTTCGACCGGGCATACGTCATGGTCGCTTGGTGTGAGCTGCGGGGCGGCTTTCGTCATTTCCGCCTGGATCGCATCGTCTCGCTGACAGTTACCGGCTCCCGTTACCCGCGCCGGCGGCTCGTCCTTCTGAAGGAGTGGCGAGAAAGCGAGGGCATAGCTCGGCAATGA